The Streptomyces cynarae genome contains a region encoding:
- a CDS encoding response regulator yields MTVPETSTIRILLADDHALVRRGVRLILDQEPDLEVVAEAGDGAEAIELARTHDVDLAVLDIAMPRLTGLQAARELAALKPDLRILMLTMHDNEQYFFQALKAGASGYVLKSVADQDLVAACRAAMRDEPFLYPGAVTALIRNYLDRARHGEETPDQVLTPREEEVLKLVAEGHSSKEIAELLFISIKTVQRHRANLLQKLGLRDRLELTRYAIRAGLIEP; encoded by the coding sequence GTGACCGTGCCCGAGACGTCCACGATCCGCATTCTTCTGGCCGACGACCACGCGCTGGTCCGCCGCGGTGTGCGGCTCATCCTCGACCAGGAACCGGACCTCGAAGTGGTCGCCGAGGCCGGTGACGGCGCCGAGGCCATCGAGCTGGCCCGCACCCACGACGTCGACCTGGCCGTGCTCGACATCGCCATGCCCCGCCTGACAGGCCTGCAGGCCGCTCGGGAACTGGCGGCCCTCAAGCCGGATCTGCGGATCCTGATGCTGACCATGCACGACAACGAGCAGTACTTCTTCCAGGCCCTGAAGGCCGGTGCGAGCGGCTATGTGCTGAAGTCGGTCGCCGACCAGGACCTGGTCGCCGCCTGCCGGGCCGCAATGCGGGACGAACCCTTCCTGTATCCCGGCGCGGTGACCGCTTTGATCCGCAACTATCTCGACCGGGCCCGCCACGGCGAGGAGACCCCCGACCAGGTCCTCACCCCCCGCGAGGAAGAAGTCCTCAAGCTGGTGGCCGAGGGACACTCGTCCAAGGAGATCGCCGAGCTGCTGTTCATCAGCATCAAGACGGTCCAGCGGCACCGGGCCAACCTGCTGCAGAAGCTCGGCCTGCGTGACCGCCTGGAACTCACCCGCTATGCCATCCGCGCCGGCCTGATCGAACCCTGA
- a CDS encoding sensor histidine kinase produces the protein MSLFWRIFALNAVVLGTATALLLWAPVTVSVPVLLTEAIILVGGLAVMLVANAALLRFGLAPLDRLTKLMATVDLLRPGQRLPASGGGEVAEVIRTFNAMLERLEQERATSSARALLAQEAERRRIAQELHDEVGQSMTATLLGLKRAADHAPAPLREELHEVQEITRESLDEVRRLVRRLRPGVLDDLGLVSALTSLTEDFAAHTGLQVTRRFDSELPALAPETELVLYRVAQESLTNAARHADAERLTVALRHTDDSVVLEVTDDGCGIGAPREGAGIRGMRERALLIGATLDITSAPRAGTRVKLTAPLPGKQS, from the coding sequence GTGTCCTTGTTCTGGCGGATCTTCGCCCTCAACGCCGTGGTGCTGGGCACGGCCACGGCGCTGCTGCTGTGGGCTCCGGTGACTGTTTCCGTGCCGGTTCTGCTGACCGAGGCGATCATCCTGGTCGGTGGTCTGGCCGTCATGCTGGTCGCCAATGCCGCGTTGCTGCGATTCGGCCTGGCTCCGCTGGACCGGCTCACGAAGCTGATGGCCACCGTGGACCTGCTGCGGCCCGGGCAACGGCTGCCCGCTTCCGGCGGCGGCGAGGTCGCCGAGGTGATCCGTACGTTCAACGCCATGCTGGAGCGGCTGGAACAGGAAAGGGCCACCAGCAGTGCCCGGGCCCTGCTGGCTCAGGAGGCCGAACGCCGCCGCATCGCCCAGGAGCTGCACGACGAGGTCGGCCAGAGCATGACCGCCACCCTGCTGGGACTCAAGCGCGCCGCGGACCACGCACCGGCGCCGCTGCGTGAGGAGCTGCACGAGGTGCAGGAGATCACCCGGGAGAGCCTGGACGAGGTCCGCCGCCTGGTGCGCCGACTGCGGCCCGGGGTGCTGGACGATCTGGGCCTTGTCAGCGCGCTGACCTCGCTCACCGAGGACTTCGCCGCTCACACCGGGCTGCAGGTCACCCGTCGCTTCGATAGCGAGCTGCCCGCCCTTGCGCCCGAGACGGAACTGGTCCTCTACCGCGTCGCCCAGGAGTCACTGACCAACGCCGCCCGCCACGCGGACGCCGAACGGCTCACCGTCGCCCTGCGGCACACCGACGACAGCGTGGTACTGGAAGTCACCGACGACGGCTGCGGCATCGGAGCGCCGCGCGAAGGAGCCGGCATCCGCGGCATGCGCGAGCGGGCCCTGCTCATCGGCGCCACCCTGGACATCACCTCCGCACCTCGCGCGGGCACCCGGGTCAAGCTCACCGCGCCCTTGCCCGGAAAGCAGTCGTGA
- a CDS encoding class II glutamine amidotransferase: MCRLFGLSCAPRRAHATFWLLDAPDSLSRQSHHDPDGTGLGYFAADGTPRVDKAPIAAYQDRAFAQEARREESATFLAHVRFASTGSLDTRNTHPFEQDGRLFAHNGVIEGLDKLDDHLGEDRSLVQGDTDSERFFALISRETRKYDGDVSAGIEQAARWIAGNLPVYALNLILVTSDQLWALRYPDTHDLYVLERRAGGQHGSRHLDHSGSHGRMRIHCERLTDHPSVVVASERMDDNPYWREMQPGELLHVGPDLHTTHRMILPDAPAHRLSLDDLRPDAAASQTAA; encoded by the coding sequence ATGTGCCGCCTGTTCGGTCTCAGCTGTGCTCCGCGGCGCGCCCACGCCACGTTCTGGTTGCTGGACGCCCCCGACAGTCTCAGCCGGCAGAGCCATCACGACCCGGACGGCACCGGCCTGGGGTACTTCGCCGCCGACGGCACCCCGCGCGTCGACAAGGCACCCATCGCGGCGTACCAGGACCGGGCCTTCGCCCAGGAGGCCAGGCGGGAGGAGTCGGCAACCTTCCTGGCCCATGTGCGCTTCGCCTCCACCGGCAGCCTGGACACCCGCAACACACACCCCTTCGAGCAGGACGGGCGGCTCTTCGCGCACAACGGGGTCATCGAGGGTCTCGACAAGCTCGATGACCACCTTGGCGAGGACAGGTCGCTGGTCCAGGGCGACACCGATTCCGAGCGGTTCTTCGCCCTGATCTCCCGGGAGACCCGCAAGTACGACGGTGACGTCTCTGCGGGTATCGAGCAGGCGGCCCGGTGGATCGCCGGGAACCTGCCGGTCTACGCCCTGAACCTGATCCTCGTCACCTCCGACCAGCTGTGGGCGCTGCGCTATCCGGACACCCATGATCTGTACGTCCTCGAGCGTCGGGCGGGCGGCCAGCACGGCAGCCGGCATCTCGATCACAGCGGCAGCCACGGCCGCATGCGCATCCACTGCGAGCGCCTGACCGACCACCCCTCCGTCGTCGTAGCCAGCGAACGCATGGACGACAACCCCTACTGGCGCGAGATGCAGCCCGGCGAGCTTCTTCACGTCGGCCCCGACCTGCACACCACCCACCGGATGATCCTGCCCGACGCCCCGGCACACCGGCTCAGCCTCGACGACCTGCGCCCCGACGCCGCCGCCTCCCAGACCGCCGCCTAG
- a CDS encoding SpoIIE family protein phosphatase yields MSTDGSARSSTEEWAVEPGDVLAVLSADMSVSVWTGAAERLWGYSADQVLHGPAERLLVSGAPEGARVFAGSPWSGRVRIRRRDGHEATADLRVTPLDADGGAGWLVWGPNTFGRPGLDPAAVDALFHHSPISLAIWDRELSCVWFNGSVHNQDIYSSDPELGGYVTDVVRARHPEFLECAMAHVLSSGVPLLGHELWPAGVRAQDRYYSVALIRLDGPDGRPLGVCSVAVQVGTGQEHGRLRLLNEAKSRIGTDLDPLVTSQRLAETAVPNLADYVTIDLVEAVPLDKEPLRRLKSTDTSIPGFYRAGAASIHDDLRESLWVRGTPVYVPAASPFTAVLKTRRSYFEPVIDISPGTWLDDDPDRAQVIRRTGMHSLMIVPLQARGAMLGIAVFVRSQNPVPFSRADLSLAEELAARAALIIDNALRYTRERTAALAIQRALMPHHLSGGGTLEVATRYLPADTHVGVGGDWFDVIPLSDARVALVVGDVVGHGINAAVTMGRLRATTRALSKLEVPPDDLLRLMDELVVDSARDRFDEDTSTPSAVGATCLYGVYDPKSQRCTMSSAGHPPPAIISPDGSVDFAEVPPGAPIGVGLGSFESTEVELPDSSVIGLYSDGLIEMDHDVDRGLQRLRTALAGPVSSLDDLCASVVDTLAPDGPVDDDIALLLARTHPRR; encoded by the coding sequence ATGTCCACTGATGGTTCTGCAAGATCCTCAACTGAAGAGTGGGCAGTGGAACCGGGTGACGTCCTGGCAGTGCTCAGCGCCGACATGAGCGTGTCCGTGTGGACCGGCGCCGCCGAGCGCCTATGGGGCTATTCGGCTGACCAGGTGCTCCATGGTCCCGCCGAGCGGCTGCTGGTTTCGGGCGCTCCGGAAGGTGCCCGTGTCTTCGCCGGCAGCCCCTGGTCAGGGCGGGTGCGGATCCGCCGCCGCGACGGCCATGAGGCGACCGCGGATCTGCGGGTCACTCCTCTGGACGCTGACGGCGGCGCGGGGTGGCTCGTATGGGGGCCGAACACGTTTGGCCGGCCAGGCCTGGATCCGGCTGCGGTGGATGCGCTTTTCCACCACTCGCCGATCAGTCTGGCCATCTGGGACCGGGAATTGAGCTGTGTCTGGTTCAACGGAAGCGTTCACAATCAGGACATCTACAGCTCCGATCCTGAGCTGGGCGGCTATGTCACCGACGTGGTCCGTGCTCGTCACCCGGAGTTTCTGGAATGCGCCATGGCGCACGTCTTGTCCAGCGGCGTGCCGCTGCTCGGGCACGAACTGTGGCCTGCCGGGGTTCGGGCTCAGGACCGTTACTACAGCGTCGCCCTGATCCGTCTCGATGGACCCGACGGTCGACCACTCGGCGTCTGTTCTGTGGCTGTGCAGGTCGGCACCGGGCAGGAACACGGACGACTTCGCTTGCTCAATGAAGCGAAAAGCCGCATCGGCACAGATCTGGACCCCTTGGTCACCAGCCAGAGGCTGGCGGAGACAGCGGTACCGAACCTCGCCGACTACGTCACCATCGACCTCGTCGAGGCCGTGCCGCTGGACAAGGAGCCGTTGCGACGCCTCAAGTCCACCGACACGAGCATCCCCGGCTTCTACCGCGCCGGCGCCGCTTCCATTCACGACGATCTTCGCGAGTCTCTCTGGGTGCGCGGGACGCCGGTCTACGTTCCGGCTGCATCTCCTTTCACCGCCGTACTCAAGACTCGTAGGTCCTACTTCGAGCCTGTCATCGACATCTCCCCCGGCACTTGGCTCGACGACGACCCGGATCGGGCTCAGGTCATTCGCCGGACCGGAATGCATTCCCTCATGATCGTCCCCCTGCAGGCCCGCGGTGCGATGCTCGGCATCGCCGTCTTCGTGCGCAGCCAGAACCCGGTCCCGTTCAGCAGGGCGGACCTCAGCCTTGCCGAGGAACTCGCGGCCCGGGCAGCACTGATCATCGACAACGCCCTGCGATACACGCGAGAGCGAACGGCCGCGCTCGCGATTCAACGCGCCCTCATGCCGCACCACTTGTCAGGCGGCGGCACACTCGAGGTGGCCACCCGCTACCTGCCCGCCGACACGCACGTCGGCGTCGGCGGCGACTGGTTCGACGTCATCCCACTGTCCGATGCCCGCGTCGCCTTGGTCGTCGGAGACGTTGTCGGTCACGGCATCAACGCAGCCGTGACCATGGGACGCCTGCGCGCCACGACCCGTGCGCTCAGCAAGTTGGAAGTGCCGCCCGACGACTTGCTACGTCTCATGGACGAACTCGTCGTCGACAGCGCCCGTGACCGTTTCGACGAAGACACCTCCACACCATCGGCTGTCGGAGCCACCTGCCTCTACGGCGTGTACGACCCGAAGTCCCAGCGATGCACCATGTCCAGCGCGGGCCATCCCCCACCCGCGATCATCTCCCCGGACGGATCGGTCGACTTCGCCGAAGTACCTCCTGGTGCACCCATCGGCGTGGGACTGGGCTCCTTCGAATCGACCGAGGTGGAGCTGCCGGACAGTAGCGTGATCGGGCTCTACAGCGACGGTCTGATCGAGATGGACCACGACGTCGACCGGGGGCTGCAGCGGCTGCGCACCGCACTCGCAGGCCCCGTTTCCAGTCTGGACGACCTGTGCGCATCGGTCGTCGACACGCTGGCCCCTGACGGACCAGTGGACGACGACATCGCCCTCCTTCTGGCCCGCACCCACCCCCGCCGCTGA
- the map gene encoding type I methionyl aminopeptidase, translating to MVEIKTDAALDAMREAGRVVARALAAAREAARVGVSLRELDEAARAVLAEAGARSPFLGYRPSFAPTPFPAVICTSVNDAVVHGIPTNYRLRDGDLVSIDCGAQLDGWTGDAAITFTVGTPRPADVDLIDATRQALDAGIAAAQVGSRIGDISHAIGTVAHKARCGMPTDFGGHGIGRRMHEDPHVPNRGRPGRGFPLRHGLVLAIEPMLMAGGQDTYRTDVDGWTLRTTDGSRAAHIEHTVAITDQGPRILTLP from the coding sequence ATGGTGGAGATCAAGACCGATGCCGCGCTGGACGCGATGCGGGAAGCCGGACGCGTGGTGGCCCGGGCTCTCGCCGCCGCCCGGGAAGCAGCCCGGGTAGGGGTGTCCCTGCGGGAACTCGACGAGGCGGCCCGCGCCGTACTGGCCGAGGCCGGAGCCCGGTCGCCCTTCCTCGGATACCGGCCGTCCTTCGCCCCCACCCCCTTCCCCGCGGTGATCTGCACCTCGGTCAACGACGCCGTGGTCCACGGCATCCCCACCAACTACCGACTGAGGGACGGCGATCTGGTGAGCATCGACTGCGGCGCCCAGCTCGACGGCTGGACGGGCGACGCCGCCATCACCTTCACCGTCGGAACACCGCGCCCCGCCGACGTGGACCTGATCGACGCCACCCGGCAGGCCCTGGACGCCGGCATCGCCGCCGCCCAAGTCGGCAGCCGCATCGGCGACATCTCACACGCCATCGGCACCGTCGCCCACAAGGCCCGCTGCGGGATGCCCACCGACTTCGGCGGCCACGGCATCGGCCGCCGTATGCACGAAGACCCCCACGTGCCCAACCGGGGCCGTCCCGGCCGCGGTTTCCCCCTCCGACACGGCCTGGTCCTCGCCATCGAGCCCATGCTCATGGCCGGCGGACAGGACACCTACCGCACCGATGTGGACGGCTGGACCCTGCGCACCACCGACGGCAGCAGGGCCGCCCACATCGAGCACACCGTCGCCATCACCGACCAGGGCCCCCGCATCCTCACCCTGCCCTGA
- a CDS encoding TraR/DksA family transcriptional regulator, with product MVNHRIIVESTTHLSAEDLAALRENLHEQRLFRQEQLRQLAGPVTSRAEDRLQQRAAGQVEVHVKLAASARMVLADVEAALKRMEEGSYGACHLCRRPIERERLMIVPQVRHCAPCQRIRQAIP from the coding sequence GTGGTGAACCACCGGATCATCGTCGAGAGTACGACGCATCTGTCGGCCGAAGATCTTGCGGCGCTGCGCGAGAACCTGCATGAGCAGCGCCTGTTCCGCCAGGAGCAACTGCGGCAGCTCGCCGGCCCGGTCACCTCCCGCGCCGAGGACCGGCTCCAGCAGCGCGCCGCCGGGCAGGTCGAGGTTCACGTCAAGCTCGCCGCCTCCGCCCGCATGGTCCTCGCCGACGTCGAAGCAGCCCTCAAACGCATGGAAGAGGGGTCCTACGGCGCCTGCCACCTGTGCCGGCGTCCCATCGAGCGGGAACGACTGATGATCGTGCCGCAGGTCCGCCACTGCGCCCCGTGCCAGCGGATCAGGCAGGCGATCCCGTGA
- a CDS encoding helix-turn-helix domain-containing protein, which yields MVRTPLTPWERERGERFGALLRQARGDRSMTEVAAAAGVSAETLRKIETGRAPTPAFFTVAALAAALQVSLDEMAAACAHDPDWQESALSA from the coding sequence ATGGTGAGGACTCCACTGACCCCGTGGGAACGAGAACGCGGCGAGCGGTTCGGCGCGCTGTTGCGTCAGGCACGCGGCGACCGGAGCATGACGGAGGTGGCGGCTGCGGCAGGAGTCTCCGCAGAGACGTTGCGCAAGATCGAGACAGGCAGGGCTCCCACACCGGCCTTCTTCACCGTCGCAGCTCTGGCCGCCGCCCTCCAGGTCTCCCTGGACGAGATGGCGGCCGCCTGCGCACACGATCCGGACTGGCAGGAATCGGCGCTCTCGGCCTGA
- a CDS encoding glutamate decarboxylase, with protein MPVHHHDRGESRDLAINPVFSREPIRVPRYAMPDGEMEPDTAYQVVHDELMLDGNARQNLATFVSTWAEPQARRLMAECAEKNMIDKDEYPQTAELETRCVHMLARLWHAEDPRQATGCSTTGSSEAAMLGGLALKRRWQHRRRAEGKPTDRPNLVMGVNVQICWEKFADYFEVEPRYVPMEGDRYHLTPETAVELCDENTIGVVAVLGSTFDGSYEPVAGIAAALDDLQSRTGLDIPIHVDGASGAMIAPFLDPDLEWDFRLPRVASINTSGHKYGLVMPGVGWALWRDKDALPDDLVFHVNYLGGDMPTFALNFSRPGAQVVAQYYNFLRLGFDGYRRVQQTCRDVATRLAREIAGLGPFELITDGSDIPVFAFRVRESIDHFSVFDVSAALRERGWLVPAYTFPKNRTDLAVLRIVVRNGFSHDLADLLIEDLRRVLPRLDKQGEPHRDADDAGGFAHGAETKNPRRPGRH; from the coding sequence ATGCCGGTGCATCATCATGACCGCGGTGAGAGCAGGGACCTGGCGATCAACCCGGTCTTCAGCCGTGAACCCATCCGGGTGCCCCGGTATGCGATGCCGGACGGGGAGATGGAACCGGACACCGCCTACCAGGTGGTGCACGACGAGTTGATGCTCGACGGCAATGCCCGGCAGAACCTGGCGACGTTCGTCTCCACGTGGGCCGAACCCCAGGCGCGGCGTCTGATGGCCGAGTGCGCCGAGAAGAACATGATCGACAAGGACGAGTATCCGCAGACCGCGGAGCTCGAGACCCGGTGCGTGCACATGCTCGCCAGGCTCTGGCACGCCGAGGATCCCCGTCAGGCGACGGGCTGCTCGACCACCGGATCCAGCGAGGCGGCCATGCTGGGCGGGCTGGCGCTCAAGCGGCGCTGGCAGCACCGGCGCCGCGCAGAGGGCAAGCCGACCGACCGGCCCAACCTGGTGATGGGTGTCAACGTGCAGATCTGCTGGGAGAAGTTCGCCGACTACTTCGAGGTGGAGCCCCGCTACGTACCGATGGAGGGTGACCGCTACCACCTCACGCCCGAGACGGCGGTCGAACTGTGCGACGAGAACACCATCGGCGTGGTGGCCGTGCTCGGCTCCACCTTCGACGGCAGTTACGAGCCCGTGGCCGGCATCGCCGCGGCCCTGGACGACCTGCAGTCCCGTACCGGTCTGGACATCCCCATCCACGTGGACGGCGCGTCCGGAGCGATGATCGCTCCCTTCCTCGACCCGGACCTGGAGTGGGACTTCCGGCTCCCGCGCGTGGCCTCCATCAACACCTCCGGCCACAAGTACGGCCTGGTCATGCCGGGTGTCGGATGGGCCCTGTGGCGTGACAAGGACGCCCTCCCCGACGACCTGGTCTTCCACGTCAACTACCTCGGCGGCGACATGCCGACCTTCGCGCTCAACTTCTCCCGTCCCGGCGCCCAGGTCGTCGCCCAGTACTACAACTTTCTGCGCCTGGGCTTCGACGGTTACCGGCGCGTCCAGCAGACGTGCCGCGACGTCGCCACCCGGCTGGCCCGTGAGATCGCGGGGCTGGGCCCGTTCGAGCTGATCACCGACGGCAGCGACATCCCGGTCTTCGCTTTCCGGGTACGCGAGAGCATCGACCACTTCAGTGTCTTCGACGTCTCAGCCGCACTGCGCGAACGCGGCTGGCTGGTGCCCGCCTACACCTTCCCCAAGAACCGCACCGACCTGGCCGTCCTGCGCATCGTGGTCCGCAACGGCTTCAGCCACGACCTGGCCGACCTGCTCATCGAGGACCTCCGCCGCGTCCTGCCCCGCCTGGACAAGCAGGGTGAGCCACACCGCGACGCCGACGACGCCGGCGGCTTCGCCCATGGCGCGGAGACCAAGAACCCCCGGCGCCCGGGCCGTCACTGA
- a CDS encoding TraR/DksA C4-type zinc finger protein, producing MSLDVTRADPHLDEARQRLEHARTSRLAQLQALDEVGQTADDCPLSEQRAAMERVLKEIDEALARIEDGTYGTCVGCARAVPAQRLEILPYTRHCVACRRRAA from the coding sequence ATGTCACTGGATGTCACTCGTGCCGATCCCCACCTGGATGAGGCCCGTCAACGGCTGGAGCACGCCCGCACCTCCCGGCTGGCGCAGCTGCAGGCACTCGACGAGGTCGGACAGACCGCGGACGATTGCCCGCTGTCCGAGCAGAGGGCCGCGATGGAGCGGGTCCTCAAGGAGATCGATGAAGCTCTCGCCCGCATCGAGGACGGCACCTACGGGACCTGCGTGGGCTGCGCCAGAGCCGTCCCCGCGCAGCGGCTGGAGATCCTGCCCTACACGCGCCACTGCGTCGCCTGCCGGCGCCGCGCCGCCTGA